One window of the Thunnus albacares chromosome 3, fThuAlb1.1, whole genome shotgun sequence genome contains the following:
- the LOC122979349 gene encoding uncharacterized protein LOC122979349 isoform X2 — MMADCVGFQAQIASIIEILANSAVAEICKLVDDGYAALRSQMDQEREKSEKENDALRQKLREMDVKMRSYERKMRRRSQREEMHAVHFRPPEELEEKADTTLDTAIVALSKGPDDHQASVPPLCATSEDRPFHQISKEETTVLPLVKQEKLERDDCNLDLKVEVNIRAECGLTAALESSVESAPSDIALDTSVTNITSSTTQPSSPTDTTMDLTCRPRAKRKATKPVGNSLTVSGGGILAPEAARRDLGRSLTDEALKPEIQTDNATEDELHPSQLSAPVASDEPSPDRLNSLGLDLAWMQERVSHLGAAYAVAQLGLGNTETGHPSASFPTQGGGDSLDGPPTMLFPGGAHEMAAFAASFDMAAAAAAAAVAAPPPPPPPPPTAPSATTTSQRRPYRSSAAAKEPVVCAVCGRVFPSAAALELHQRIHTGERPYTCPHCGKGFAQPNNLRVHLLIHTGERRYRCTLCGKSFISSSHLKRHRTVHTQEKPYSCSRCGQSFSQMCSVRRHRQQSQCGL; from the exons ATGATGGCGGACTGTGTCGGCTTTCAAGCACAAATCGCCTCGATCATAGAGATACTGGCTAATTCGGCGGTGGCGGAGATCTGCAAATTGGTGGACGATGGCTACGCGGCGTTGCGTTCCCAGATGGACCAAGAAAGGGAGAAGAGCGAGAAGGAGAACGATGCCCTGCGGCAGAAGCTGCGAGAAATGGACGTGAAGATGCGGAGCTAcgagaggaagatgaggagacGGAGTCAGCGGGAAGAAATGCACGCCGTTCATTTTAGGCCACCCGAAG AGTTAGAAGAGAAGGCCGATACCACTCTGGACACAGCTATcgtggctctgtccaaag GGCCTGACGACCATCAGGCTTCGGTGCCGCCTCTTTGTGCCACCTCTGAAGACAGACCCTTTCATCAAATTTCAAAG GAAGAAACCACGGTGTTACCACTGGTGAAACAAGAGAAACTGGAGAGAGATGACTGCAACCTGGACCTCAAGGTAGAGGTCAACATCAGGGCAGAATGTGGGCTGACAGCTG CCCTGGAGTCCAGTGTGGAATCCGCCCCCAGTGATATTGCTCTTGACACCAGTGTCACTAACAtcacctcctccaccacccaGCCCTCCTCCCCCACTGACACCACAATGGACCTGACCTGCAGGCCTCGAGCAAAACGCAAGGCCACCAAGCCTGTGGGAAACAGTTTGACAGTGAGTGGTGGGGGGATCCTGGCCCCTGAGGCAGCACGCAGGGACCTTGGAAGGAGCCTAACAGATGAAGCTCTGAAGCCAGAGATCCAGACTGATAATGCGACAGAAGATGAGCTTCACCCTTCTCAGCTGTCGGCCCCTGTAGCCTCAGATGAGCCCAGCCCCGACCGCCTCAACAGCCTGGGCCTGGACCTGGCGTGGATGCAGGAGAGGGTCAGTCATCTTGGTGCTGCTTATGCTGTAGCACAGCTGGGCTTGGGGAACACAGAAACTGGCCACCCTTCAGCCTCCTTCCCTacacagggaggaggagacagtCTAGATGGCCCTCCAACCATGCTCTTCCCAGGTGGTGCTCATGAAATGGCAGCTTTTGCCGCCTCCTTTGACAtggcagctgctgctgcagctgctgctgtagctgcgccacctccaccccctccccctcccccaacAGCTCCTtctgccaccaccaccagccAGAGGCGGCCTTACAGGAGCAGTGCTGCTGCTAAAGAGCCTGtggtgtgtgctgtgtgtgggcGTGTCTTCCCCAGTGCTGCTGCCCTGGAGCTGCACCAACGGATTCACACAGGGGAGAGACCCTACACCTGCCCCCACTGTGGAAAGGGCTTTGCCCAGCCCAACAATCTGCGGGTCCACCTCCTCATCCACACTGGGGAGAGACGTTATCGATGTACACTGTGCGGGAAGAGTTTCATCTCATCCAGCCACCTAAAGAGGCACCGCACGGTCCACACGCAGGAGAAGCCCTACAGCTGTTCCCGCTGTGGACAGTCCTTCAGCCAAATGTGTAGCGTTCGCAGACACCGGCAGCAGTCTCAGTGTGGCCTgtag
- the LOC122979349 gene encoding uncharacterized protein LOC122979349 isoform X1, whose product MMADCVGFQAQIASIIEILANSAVAEICKLVDDGYAALRSQMDQEREKSEKENDALRQKLREMDVKMRSYERKMRRRSQREEMHAVHFRPPEELEEKADTTLDTAIVALSKGPDDHQASVPPLCATSEDRPFHQISKQEETTVLPLVKQEKLERDDCNLDLKVEVNIRAECGLTAALESSVESAPSDIALDTSVTNITSSTTQPSSPTDTTMDLTCRPRAKRKATKPVGNSLTVSGGGILAPEAARRDLGRSLTDEALKPEIQTDNATEDELHPSQLSAPVASDEPSPDRLNSLGLDLAWMQERVSHLGAAYAVAQLGLGNTETGHPSASFPTQGGGDSLDGPPTMLFPGGAHEMAAFAASFDMAAAAAAAAVAAPPPPPPPPPTAPSATTTSQRRPYRSSAAAKEPVVCAVCGRVFPSAAALELHQRIHTGERPYTCPHCGKGFAQPNNLRVHLLIHTGERRYRCTLCGKSFISSSHLKRHRTVHTQEKPYSCSRCGQSFSQMCSVRRHRQQSQCGL is encoded by the exons ATGATGGCGGACTGTGTCGGCTTTCAAGCACAAATCGCCTCGATCATAGAGATACTGGCTAATTCGGCGGTGGCGGAGATCTGCAAATTGGTGGACGATGGCTACGCGGCGTTGCGTTCCCAGATGGACCAAGAAAGGGAGAAGAGCGAGAAGGAGAACGATGCCCTGCGGCAGAAGCTGCGAGAAATGGACGTGAAGATGCGGAGCTAcgagaggaagatgaggagacGGAGTCAGCGGGAAGAAATGCACGCCGTTCATTTTAGGCCACCCGAAG AGTTAGAAGAGAAGGCCGATACCACTCTGGACACAGCTATcgtggctctgtccaaag GGCCTGACGACCATCAGGCTTCGGTGCCGCCTCTTTGTGCCACCTCTGAAGACAGACCCTTTCATCAAATTTCAAAG CAGGAAGAAACCACGGTGTTACCACTGGTGAAACAAGAGAAACTGGAGAGAGATGACTGCAACCTGGACCTCAAGGTAGAGGTCAACATCAGGGCAGAATGTGGGCTGACAGCTG CCCTGGAGTCCAGTGTGGAATCCGCCCCCAGTGATATTGCTCTTGACACCAGTGTCACTAACAtcacctcctccaccacccaGCCCTCCTCCCCCACTGACACCACAATGGACCTGACCTGCAGGCCTCGAGCAAAACGCAAGGCCACCAAGCCTGTGGGAAACAGTTTGACAGTGAGTGGTGGGGGGATCCTGGCCCCTGAGGCAGCACGCAGGGACCTTGGAAGGAGCCTAACAGATGAAGCTCTGAAGCCAGAGATCCAGACTGATAATGCGACAGAAGATGAGCTTCACCCTTCTCAGCTGTCGGCCCCTGTAGCCTCAGATGAGCCCAGCCCCGACCGCCTCAACAGCCTGGGCCTGGACCTGGCGTGGATGCAGGAGAGGGTCAGTCATCTTGGTGCTGCTTATGCTGTAGCACAGCTGGGCTTGGGGAACACAGAAACTGGCCACCCTTCAGCCTCCTTCCCTacacagggaggaggagacagtCTAGATGGCCCTCCAACCATGCTCTTCCCAGGTGGTGCTCATGAAATGGCAGCTTTTGCCGCCTCCTTTGACAtggcagctgctgctgcagctgctgctgtagctgcgccacctccaccccctccccctcccccaacAGCTCCTtctgccaccaccaccagccAGAGGCGGCCTTACAGGAGCAGTGCTGCTGCTAAAGAGCCTGtggtgtgtgctgtgtgtgggcGTGTCTTCCCCAGTGCTGCTGCCCTGGAGCTGCACCAACGGATTCACACAGGGGAGAGACCCTACACCTGCCCCCACTGTGGAAAGGGCTTTGCCCAGCCCAACAATCTGCGGGTCCACCTCCTCATCCACACTGGGGAGAGACGTTATCGATGTACACTGTGCGGGAAGAGTTTCATCTCATCCAGCCACCTAAAGAGGCACCGCACGGTCCACACGCAGGAGAAGCCCTACAGCTGTTCCCGCTGTGGACAGTCCTTCAGCCAAATGTGTAGCGTTCGCAGACACCGGCAGCAGTCTCAGTGTGGCCTgtag
- the LOC122979349 gene encoding zinc finger protein 853-like isoform X3, translated as MMADCVGFQAQIASIIEILANSAVAEICKLVDDGYAALRSQMDQEREKSEKENDALRQKLREMDVKMRSYERKMRRRSQREEMHAVHFRPPEGPDDHQASVPPLCATSEDRPFHQISKQEETTVLPLVKQEKLERDDCNLDLKVEVNIRAECGLTAALESSVESAPSDIALDTSVTNITSSTTQPSSPTDTTMDLTCRPRAKRKATKPVGNSLTVSGGGILAPEAARRDLGRSLTDEALKPEIQTDNATEDELHPSQLSAPVASDEPSPDRLNSLGLDLAWMQERVSHLGAAYAVAQLGLGNTETGHPSASFPTQGGGDSLDGPPTMLFPGGAHEMAAFAASFDMAAAAAAAAVAAPPPPPPPPPTAPSATTTSQRRPYRSSAAAKEPVVCAVCGRVFPSAAALELHQRIHTGERPYTCPHCGKGFAQPNNLRVHLLIHTGERRYRCTLCGKSFISSSHLKRHRTVHTQEKPYSCSRCGQSFSQMCSVRRHRQQSQCGL; from the exons ATGATGGCGGACTGTGTCGGCTTTCAAGCACAAATCGCCTCGATCATAGAGATACTGGCTAATTCGGCGGTGGCGGAGATCTGCAAATTGGTGGACGATGGCTACGCGGCGTTGCGTTCCCAGATGGACCAAGAAAGGGAGAAGAGCGAGAAGGAGAACGATGCCCTGCGGCAGAAGCTGCGAGAAATGGACGTGAAGATGCGGAGCTAcgagaggaagatgaggagacGGAGTCAGCGGGAAGAAATGCACGCCGTTCATTTTAGGCCACCCGAAG GGCCTGACGACCATCAGGCTTCGGTGCCGCCTCTTTGTGCCACCTCTGAAGACAGACCCTTTCATCAAATTTCAAAG CAGGAAGAAACCACGGTGTTACCACTGGTGAAACAAGAGAAACTGGAGAGAGATGACTGCAACCTGGACCTCAAGGTAGAGGTCAACATCAGGGCAGAATGTGGGCTGACAGCTG CCCTGGAGTCCAGTGTGGAATCCGCCCCCAGTGATATTGCTCTTGACACCAGTGTCACTAACAtcacctcctccaccacccaGCCCTCCTCCCCCACTGACACCACAATGGACCTGACCTGCAGGCCTCGAGCAAAACGCAAGGCCACCAAGCCTGTGGGAAACAGTTTGACAGTGAGTGGTGGGGGGATCCTGGCCCCTGAGGCAGCACGCAGGGACCTTGGAAGGAGCCTAACAGATGAAGCTCTGAAGCCAGAGATCCAGACTGATAATGCGACAGAAGATGAGCTTCACCCTTCTCAGCTGTCGGCCCCTGTAGCCTCAGATGAGCCCAGCCCCGACCGCCTCAACAGCCTGGGCCTGGACCTGGCGTGGATGCAGGAGAGGGTCAGTCATCTTGGTGCTGCTTATGCTGTAGCACAGCTGGGCTTGGGGAACACAGAAACTGGCCACCCTTCAGCCTCCTTCCCTacacagggaggaggagacagtCTAGATGGCCCTCCAACCATGCTCTTCCCAGGTGGTGCTCATGAAATGGCAGCTTTTGCCGCCTCCTTTGACAtggcagctgctgctgcagctgctgctgtagctgcgccacctccaccccctccccctcccccaacAGCTCCTtctgccaccaccaccagccAGAGGCGGCCTTACAGGAGCAGTGCTGCTGCTAAAGAGCCTGtggtgtgtgctgtgtgtgggcGTGTCTTCCCCAGTGCTGCTGCCCTGGAGCTGCACCAACGGATTCACACAGGGGAGAGACCCTACACCTGCCCCCACTGTGGAAAGGGCTTTGCCCAGCCCAACAATCTGCGGGTCCACCTCCTCATCCACACTGGGGAGAGACGTTATCGATGTACACTGTGCGGGAAGAGTTTCATCTCATCCAGCCACCTAAAGAGGCACCGCACGGTCCACACGCAGGAGAAGCCCTACAGCTGTTCCCGCTGTGGACAGTCCTTCAGCCAAATGTGTAGCGTTCGCAGACACCGGCAGCAGTCTCAGTGTGGCCTgtag